From the Halomonas meridiana genome, one window contains:
- a CDS encoding exodeoxyribonuclease III encodes MKIASINVNGIRDAVDRGFLDWLAQQDADVVCVQNIKAKSFELGDHILYPEGYEGYFLDAEEDGFSGVALYCRKIPKAIMYGLGFPQCDHEGRFLQADYDRFSIATFLMPDGSDQKAKQAFMEQYQEYLTKMSRKRREYIICGTWHIAHKTVDLANWSDNQLTSGFRPEERAWMDQVLGPTGFIDTFREINRDAGEYTWWPKLDQDVPRDRQEGWRIDYQLVGPNFRRHVVDAWIDYDATFSEFAPLIVEYDLAL; translated from the coding sequence ATGAAAATTGCCAGCATCAATGTCAATGGTATACGTGATGCCGTCGACCGTGGCTTCCTGGACTGGCTGGCTCAGCAGGATGCCGACGTGGTCTGCGTGCAGAACATCAAGGCGAAAAGTTTTGAACTGGGTGACCACATTCTCTATCCGGAAGGCTACGAAGGCTACTTCCTGGATGCCGAGGAAGATGGTTTCTCCGGTGTGGCACTCTATTGCCGCAAAATCCCCAAAGCCATTATGTACGGCCTGGGGTTTCCTCAGTGTGACCACGAAGGGCGCTTTCTGCAGGCGGACTATGACCGCTTCAGCATTGCCACCTTCCTGATGCCTGATGGAAGTGACCAAAAAGCCAAGCAGGCGTTTATGGAGCAGTACCAAGAGTACCTGACGAAGATGTCGCGCAAACGCCGCGAATACATCATCTGCGGTACCTGGCACATTGCCCACAAAACCGTCGATTTGGCCAACTGGTCGGACAACCAGCTCACCTCGGGTTTCCGCCCGGAAGAGCGTGCCTGGATGGATCAGGTGCTTGGCCCCACCGGCTTTATCGACACCTTCCGCGAAATTAATCGCGATGCAGGCGAGTACACCTGGTGGCCAAAACTTGACCAAGACGTGCCCCGTGACCGTCAAGAAGGCTGGCGGATCGACTACCAACTGGTCGGCCCCAACTTCCGTCGTCACGTGGTGGACGCGTGGATTGATTACGATGCGACCTTCTCAGAGTTCGCACCGCTGATCGTTGAGTATGATCTAGCGCTTTAA
- the pyrE gene encoding orotate phosphoribosyltransferase: MATTLQPYQRDFIAFAIEQGVLKFGEFTLKSGRVSPYFFNAGLFQTGRALAKLGRFYAQAIVDSGLKADVLFGPAYKGIPLAAVTAAALADHHDLDMPYSFNRKEAKTHGEGGNIVGAPLSGDILIIDDVITAGTAIREVMGLIEQSGARAGGVIIALDRQERGQGEQSAIQEVQAQYGMPVVSIVTLEQVLTYLEEHAGGEMLAYADAVRAYRDQYGIAG; encoded by the coding sequence GTGGCCACCACTCTACAACCCTACCAGCGCGATTTCATTGCTTTTGCCATTGAACAGGGCGTACTTAAGTTTGGCGAGTTTACGCTGAAATCTGGCCGCGTTAGCCCCTACTTTTTCAATGCCGGGCTGTTCCAAACCGGTCGGGCGCTGGCCAAGCTGGGCCGCTTTTACGCCCAGGCGATTGTGGATAGTGGCTTGAAAGCTGACGTGCTGTTTGGCCCGGCCTACAAAGGCATTCCGCTGGCGGCGGTCACTGCGGCGGCGCTGGCCGACCACCACGATCTGGATATGCCTTACTCCTTCAATCGCAAAGAAGCCAAAACCCACGGCGAAGGTGGCAACATTGTGGGCGCGCCGCTTTCAGGCGATATTTTGATCATCGATGACGTGATCACCGCAGGCACCGCGATCCGTGAAGTGATGGGCCTGATTGAGCAGAGCGGTGCCCGTGCCGGTGGGGTGATCATTGCCCTCGACCGCCAGGAGCGCGGCCAAGGCGAACAGAGCGCCATTCAAGAAGTACAGGCCCAGTACGGCATGCCGGTGGTCAGCATCGTCACCCTTGAGCAAGTGCTGACGTATCTTGAAGAGCACGCAGGCGGCGAGATGCTCGCCTACGCCGATGCGGTACGCGCTTACCGCGACCAATACGGCATTGCCGGGTAA
- a CDS encoding tRNA (cytidine(34)-2'-O)-methyltransferase — MFEVALFEPRMAPNTGNIMRLVANNGCRLHLIEPLGFDLEEKKLRRAGLDYRDLANVTRHADFTAFYTAMQGRTIWAITTKGTRAHSDASFAPGDVLLFGSETAGLSPDVHAMLPAEHKLRIPMQPNNRSLNLSNAVAVVSYEAWRQQDYAGALEI; from the coding sequence ATGTTTGAAGTAGCGCTATTCGAGCCGCGCATGGCTCCCAATACGGGCAACATTATGCGCCTAGTGGCGAACAACGGCTGCCGTCTCCATTTGATCGAGCCGCTGGGCTTTGATCTCGAAGAGAAAAAGCTGCGCCGCGCTGGTTTAGACTACCGCGACCTTGCCAACGTGACCCGCCACGCAGATTTTACGGCGTTTTACACCGCCATGCAGGGGCGCACCATCTGGGCGATTACCACCAAGGGCACCCGCGCCCACAGTGATGCTAGCTTCGCACCGGGTGATGTACTGCTGTTCGGTTCAGAAACCGCCGGGCTCTCTCCAGACGTGCACGCCATGCTTCCGGCGGAGCATAAACTGCGCATCCCCATGCAGCCTAATAACCGTAGTTTGAATCTCTCCAACGCGGTAGCGGTGGTGAGCTATGAAGCGTGGCGCCAGCAGGATTACGCCGGCGCCCTCGAGATTTAG
- the rep gene encoding DNA helicase Rep, with protein MTPQPPKSILSRIKGLNPRQQEAVRYIDGPCLVLAGAGSGKTSVITTKIAYLVQECGMSARKIAAVTFTNKAAREMKERVGQMLKGKEGHGLTVSTFHNLGLNIIRGELKTLGYKPGFSLFDPEDAKALLRDLMNKDAQVDAEQINAVQAKISTWKNDLVLPGDALSFAADDDEHFAARVYEAYVRHLKAYNAVDFDDLILLPVVLLQRDPEALARWRRKIHYMLVDEYQDTNVSQYLLVKLLMAERATFTVVGDDDQSIYAWRGARPENLVTLGEDFPRLKVIKLEQNYRSTGTILRAANTLIANNPHVYDKTLWSDMGDGAPIRVVVNRHEEAEAERVASEMLTRRIKEKAEWRDFAVLYRGNFQARLLELKLQHYQIPYKLSGGTSFFSRNEIKDAMAYLRLLINPADDNAFLRIVNVPRREIGPGTLEKLANYATERSISLFAACHELGLEQTLPTRAVERLSRFTHFIDGVRKRMDQGDAIAAIRDMLRDMDYEAWLYQNASAPTIAERRMANVWILIDQLEKSLNRDPEDATDSTETETDGVEVAISRLVLRDILEQQAEEDDSDRVQLLTMHASKGLEFPHVYLMGLEEDLLPHRNAIEMDTVEEERRLAYVGITRARRTLTLTLARQRKAYGELMDCQPSRFLDELPADDLEWEGRADKEDPEKKQARGKDAIAGLRSLLG; from the coding sequence ATGACGCCCCAACCGCCAAAGAGCATTCTTAGCCGTATCAAAGGGCTCAACCCACGCCAGCAAGAAGCGGTGCGCTACATCGATGGCCCTTGCCTGGTACTGGCGGGCGCGGGGTCGGGCAAAACCAGCGTCATCACCACCAAGATTGCCTACCTCGTGCAAGAGTGTGGCATGAGCGCACGCAAAATTGCCGCGGTGACCTTTACCAACAAGGCCGCTCGGGAGATGAAAGAGCGGGTGGGCCAGATGCTAAAGGGCAAAGAGGGCCACGGGCTGACGGTCTCTACGTTCCACAACCTGGGGCTCAATATCATTCGCGGCGAGCTGAAAACCCTGGGCTACAAGCCGGGGTTTTCGCTGTTCGACCCGGAAGATGCCAAGGCGCTGCTGCGGGATTTGATGAACAAGGATGCCCAGGTCGATGCCGAGCAGATCAACGCCGTGCAGGCCAAAATTTCGACCTGGAAAAACGACCTGGTGCTGCCAGGGGATGCGCTCTCGTTCGCGGCCGACGATGACGAGCACTTCGCCGCCCGCGTCTATGAAGCCTATGTTCGTCACCTGAAAGCCTACAACGCGGTGGATTTCGACGACCTGATTCTGCTGCCGGTGGTGCTCTTACAGCGCGACCCAGAGGCGCTAGCCCGCTGGCGGCGTAAAATCCACTACATGCTGGTGGATGAGTATCAGGACACCAACGTCTCCCAGTATCTGCTGGTAAAGCTGCTGATGGCGGAACGCGCCACCTTTACCGTGGTAGGCGACGACGACCAGTCGATTTACGCGTGGCGGGGCGCGCGGCCAGAAAACTTGGTTACGCTGGGGGAGGATTTCCCTCGTTTGAAAGTCATCAAACTGGAGCAGAACTACCGCTCCACCGGCACTATCCTGCGCGCCGCCAACACGCTGATTGCTAACAACCCCCACGTCTACGACAAAACCCTGTGGTCGGATATGGGCGACGGCGCGCCGATTCGCGTGGTGGTGAATCGTCATGAAGAGGCTGAAGCTGAACGGGTCGCTAGCGAAATGCTCACCCGGCGCATTAAAGAAAAAGCCGAATGGCGCGATTTTGCGGTGCTCTACCGGGGCAACTTCCAGGCACGGCTGCTTGAGCTAAAGCTGCAGCACTACCAAATTCCGTACAAGCTCTCCGGCGGCACATCGTTTTTCTCTCGTAACGAGATCAAAGACGCCATGGCGTACCTGCGCCTGCTGATTAATCCCGCCGACGACAACGCCTTTTTGCGCATCGTCAACGTGCCCCGCCGCGAAATTGGCCCCGGCACGCTGGAGAAGCTCGCCAACTATGCCACTGAGCGCTCGATTTCGCTTTTCGCCGCCTGCCATGAATTAGGGCTCGAGCAAACCCTACCTACCCGCGCCGTGGAGCGGTTATCACGTTTTACCCACTTTATCGATGGCGTGCGCAAACGGATGGACCAGGGCGATGCCATTGCCGCGATCCGCGACATGCTGCGGGATATGGATTACGAAGCGTGGCTCTACCAAAACGCCAGCGCCCCTACTATTGCCGAGCGGCGCATGGCCAACGTGTGGATATTGATTGATCAGTTGGAGAAGTCGCTGAACCGCGACCCGGAAGACGCGACAGATTCCACCGAAACAGAAACCGACGGGGTGGAAGTGGCCATTTCGCGCCTAGTGCTGCGGGATATTCTCGAACAGCAGGCAGAGGAGGATGACTCGGATCGGGTTCAGCTGCTCACCATGCACGCCTCCAAAGGGTTGGAGTTCCCCCATGTGTATCTGATGGGCCTGGAAGAGGATTTGCTGCCCCACCGCAACGCCATCGAGATGGATACCGTGGAGGAGGAGCGCCGCTTGGCCTACGTGGGTATTACCCGCGCACGGCGTACGCTAACGCTGACGCTGGCCCGCCAGCGCAAGGCGTATGGCGAACTGATGGACTGCCAACCCAGCCGCTTTTTGGATGAGCTGCCCGCGGATGATTTGGAGTGGGAGGGCCGCGCCGATAAAGAAGACCCGGAGAAAAAGCAGGCACGCGGTAAAGATGCGATTGCCGGGCTGCGCTCGCTGCTGGGATAA
- a CDS encoding cytochrome c5 family protein, with product MKSKLIMSGLAALGVMAGTSGAYAQDAARDAIAERLAPVGQLCLQGQDCGTAAAPAASSSGGDGEVDGEGIYNNVCMACHETGAAGAPVRGDEAAWAERTEQGFATLLDHAINGIGAMPARGGNPNLSDEEMEAAVAYMVEPVMEVPELGGGEEEAAAEASEEGASDDMAAAADDAAEEESASEAAAANEEEAAGGDSGLDGEALYASVGCAACHGAGVAGAPKLGDAEAWGPRIEQGTDALYQSVFNGKGVMPPRGGSSASDEEIMAVVDYMVSQAQ from the coding sequence GTGAAATCTAAGCTGATCATGAGCGGGCTGGCGGCCCTCGGCGTCATGGCAGGCACATCCGGTGCTTATGCCCAAGATGCAGCGCGTGACGCAATCGCTGAGCGCCTAGCGCCGGTAGGACAACTCTGCCTTCAAGGCCAAGACTGCGGCACGGCAGCAGCCCCCGCGGCTTCTAGCAGTGGCGGTGATGGTGAAGTAGATGGCGAGGGTATCTACAACAACGTCTGTATGGCGTGCCACGAAACCGGCGCGGCCGGTGCGCCGGTACGCGGTGACGAAGCCGCTTGGGCCGAGCGTACCGAGCAAGGCTTTGCCACCCTGCTAGACCACGCCATTAACGGTATTGGCGCGATGCCTGCCCGTGGCGGCAACCCCAACCTCTCTGATGAAGAGATGGAAGCTGCGGTTGCCTATATGGTCGAGCCTGTCATGGAAGTGCCTGAGCTAGGGGGCGGTGAAGAAGAAGCCGCAGCAGAAGCCTCTGAAGAGGGCGCGAGCGACGACATGGCAGCAGCAGCCGACGACGCTGCAGAAGAAGAGTCTGCGAGCGAAGCCGCCGCCGCCAATGAAGAAGAAGCTGCCGGTGGTGACAGCGGTTTAGACGGTGAAGCACTCTACGCCAGCGTTGGCTGTGCGGCGTGCCACGGTGCTGGTGTTGCCGGTGCACCGAAGCTGGGCGATGCGGAAGCCTGGGGCCCGCGTATTGAGCAGGGTACTGACGCACTCTACCAAAGCGTCTTCAACGGTAAAGGCGTGATGCCGCCGCGTGGTGGCAGCAGCGCTTCCGATGAAGAGATTATGGCCGTGGTGGATTACATGGTCTCGCAAGCACAGTAA
- a CDS encoding GNAT family N-acetyltransferase: MTRCSLLSHIVVQPCPEHRRREALLHLAAVHDPALQAGLQHALTTASADAWRGLWVAMEDEHIRAVAWVQPLANHTAQLWLPRHNDAAVPPLLSALQGWVHRQPITLCHVALPAPWAAWEDVLVNGGMRAMATLEHRVWTCQPPVAPQASLGLRPFTTLPLAEQHALLARVGEASLDCPALRDALPVKTLLAGFQAQAASAHPPHWYWLEHQEKPVGVLLLATLSSHWSLQLMGLLPDWRGRGLGRAIVRHAQTLAAQSGAHYLSLTVDAQNTPARRVYDQAGFESLGRERLLGWY; the protein is encoded by the coding sequence ATGACACGTTGTTCGTTACTCAGCCACATTGTCGTTCAGCCCTGTCCAGAGCACCGGCGGCGTGAAGCCCTGCTGCATCTGGCCGCCGTCCACGATCCTGCCCTTCAGGCTGGGTTGCAACATGCCCTCACCACGGCCAGTGCGGACGCTTGGCGCGGCCTGTGGGTCGCGATGGAAGACGAACACATACGCGCGGTCGCCTGGGTGCAGCCGCTGGCGAACCACACGGCGCAGCTATGGCTCCCCCGGCACAACGACGCTGCTGTCCCACCGCTGCTGAGTGCCTTGCAAGGGTGGGTACATCGCCAGCCCATCACGCTTTGCCATGTGGCGCTACCTGCGCCGTGGGCCGCGTGGGAGGACGTGTTAGTCAATGGGGGGATGCGGGCCATGGCTACGTTGGAGCATCGTGTATGGACGTGCCAACCCCCCGTTGCTCCCCAGGCATCGCTAGGATTACGCCCGTTCACGACGTTACCCCTGGCCGAGCAGCATGCGCTGTTGGCGCGAGTAGGGGAAGCGTCGTTGGACTGCCCGGCGCTGCGCGACGCGCTGCCGGTGAAGACGCTGCTAGCGGGGTTCCAAGCCCAAGCGGCATCGGCTCACCCGCCGCACTGGTATTGGTTGGAACACCAAGAAAAGCCGGTAGGAGTATTGCTGCTCGCTACCCTTTCTTCGCACTGGAGCCTGCAACTGATGGGGTTGCTGCCCGACTGGCGGGGGCGAGGATTAGGACGAGCCATCGTTCGCCATGCGCAAACCTTGGCTGCTCAATCAGGGGCACACTACCTCAGTTTGACGGTAGATGCGCAGAACACGCCAGCTAGGCGGGTATACGACCAGGCGGGCTTCGAATCGCTGGGACGTGAGCGCCTCCTGGGTTGGTACTGA
- a CDS encoding response regulator transcription factor: MRLLLVEDDPSLASGIRIALKPEHYTVDHLTDGDAALSALQSEPFDAVILDLGLPHVDGMDVLRTIRRLGSQVPILVLTARDAVDHRIEGLDAGADDYLTKPFEVDELKARLRALLRRSQGQTNGVLKFRGISLDPQTLIVTYQHQTVPLSRRELALLQEFMSHPGRVFTRDTLTRLIYGWEEDVESNAIEVHIHHLRRKLFPDVVRTVRGIGYVMDKPEQAAP; this comes from the coding sequence ATGCGCCTCTTATTAGTAGAAGACGACCCCAGCTTAGCATCGGGAATTCGCATCGCCCTAAAACCCGAACACTATACGGTGGATCATCTTACCGATGGAGATGCGGCGCTTAGTGCTCTTCAAAGCGAACCCTTCGATGCAGTGATTTTGGACCTCGGTTTACCTCACGTGGACGGCATGGACGTGTTACGGACGATTAGGCGCCTGGGCAGCCAAGTGCCCATTTTAGTGCTCACTGCCCGTGACGCCGTGGACCATCGCATCGAAGGGCTCGATGCGGGGGCCGATGATTACCTCACCAAACCATTTGAGGTGGATGAACTCAAGGCGCGTTTACGTGCCCTGCTGCGTCGTAGCCAAGGTCAAACCAACGGCGTGCTCAAATTTCGTGGTATTAGCCTGGACCCTCAAACGCTGATCGTGACGTACCAGCACCAGACGGTTCCCCTCTCACGCCGTGAGCTCGCGCTTCTGCAAGAGTTCATGAGCCATCCTGGACGTGTCTTTACCCGCGATACGCTCACACGGTTGATTTATGGATGGGAAGAGGATGTCGAGAGCAATGCCATCGAGGTCCATATCCACCATTTACGGCGTAAGCTGTTTCCCGATGTGGTGCGAACGGTACGAGGAATCGGCTACGTCATGGATAAACCCGAGCAGGCCGCGCCATGA
- a CDS encoding ATP-binding protein, whose product MTSIRRRTLGLVLLVFGISMLIIGYISYRYAAREIEALHDRSLAQNAALLEGLLQAPLPAHDQSLLIKSLETALSAPNQRAATPLDGSLRELAFQLWEEDRLLLRSASGPSTPLVQQPVGYSTLTVDEYAWRVYVLDVPGSTQRVVVSERADVRGELISAVALRTLLPDLIGLPFLTLLLWWSIGWGLAPLSRMAEQIRNRDPHNLKPLPLYPLPQELGTIAGALNRLLERLRQLRVREKRFIADAAHELRTPLAVLDLHAQNALAAENAEDREESLHHLRSGVARSTRLVSQLLTLARLDPEEEPLPELRYANMLLETQETLAKLSPLAAERQQQLLLTADDHADWRMEEEPGAIETLVQNLVGNALQHAPEQSTITVTLETAPQSITLIVDDQGPGIPAEERSRVIERFQRAGPGAGAGLGLSIVERLVKRHEGQLHLEDAPGRGLRVRAVLAREALTLRHAKE is encoded by the coding sequence ATGACATCCATTCGCCGCCGCACGTTAGGCCTCGTCCTGCTCGTCTTTGGCATTAGCATGCTGATCATTGGCTACATTAGCTACCGCTATGCCGCGCGCGAAATCGAAGCGTTGCACGATAGGAGCTTAGCGCAAAACGCCGCGTTGTTAGAGGGACTACTGCAAGCCCCGCTGCCTGCGCACGATCAGTCGTTGCTTATTAAAAGCCTGGAAACGGCGCTCTCAGCCCCCAATCAGCGTGCTGCAACGCCTCTAGACGGCAGCCTACGTGAACTGGCCTTTCAACTCTGGGAAGAGGACCGTTTGCTGCTACGCTCTGCCAGCGGACCCAGCACGCCACTGGTGCAGCAACCCGTTGGCTACTCGACGCTGACGGTGGATGAGTACGCTTGGCGCGTCTATGTGCTCGACGTACCTGGCAGCACCCAACGCGTGGTGGTCAGCGAGCGCGCAGACGTGCGCGGTGAGCTGATCAGCGCCGTGGCGCTGCGTACCCTGCTGCCCGATTTGATTGGGCTACCCTTTTTGACGCTGCTGCTATGGTGGTCCATTGGCTGGGGGCTGGCCCCCCTGTCTCGCATGGCAGAGCAGATCCGTAACCGCGACCCGCACAATCTAAAACCGTTACCGCTCTACCCGCTGCCTCAAGAGCTGGGCACCATTGCGGGGGCGTTGAACCGGCTGCTGGAGCGGCTGCGGCAACTGCGCGTGCGCGAAAAACGCTTCATTGCCGACGCCGCCCACGAGCTGCGCACTCCGCTGGCCGTGCTGGATCTTCACGCCCAAAATGCGCTGGCGGCCGAGAACGCCGAAGATCGTGAAGAGTCGCTTCATCACCTGCGCAGCGGCGTCGCCCGCTCGACGCGGCTGGTCTCCCAACTGCTGACGCTGGCCCGCCTCGACCCCGAAGAGGAGCCGCTGCCTGAGCTGCGCTACGCCAACATGCTGCTGGAAACCCAGGAGACACTGGCAAAGCTCTCGCCGCTGGCCGCCGAGCGCCAGCAGCAGTTACTGCTCACTGCCGATGACCACGCCGATTGGCGTATGGAAGAGGAGCCTGGTGCCATTGAAACCTTGGTACAGAACTTGGTCGGCAACGCCCTTCAGCATGCTCCCGAGCAGAGCACCATTACCGTGACCCTCGAAACCGCCCCGCAAAGCATTACGCTGATAGTGGACGACCAAGGCCCCGGCATCCCTGCCGAAGAGCGCAGCCGGGTGATCGAGCGCTTTCAGCGAGCGGGCCCAGGTGCCGGTGCGGGGCTGGGGTTATCCATCGTTGAACGTCTGGTCAAACGCCATGAGGGCCAATTGCACTTGGAGGACGCCCCGGGCCGCGGCCTGCGCGTTCGAGCAGTATTGGCAAGAGAAGCGCTGACACTGCGCCATGCGAAAGAATGA